The nucleotide window acgaaaatgaaagtgagagattgtgacgtcacaactcgtaggtgattgtaatatggcaggcgtaaacgcctccataaaaataCACGACTGTGTTTTGCTTTACTATTACACTTGAGGGTTACTTACTTTCTTCATCACTGCTATCATTGTCAAACACCTGACTTTTTTCCAGTGAAGTACTCTCTTGTTCGCGAGGCTTGCCTTTGATGCTGAAGCTCACCCCTTTAGGTCGTTCCTTTTCTAAGCGTCTCTTCTCCTTGGCTGTCTCCTgtcaaatatacacaaaaatgaAATACCTGGCCAAGCTAATGTGTGTAAAATCAGTCCTCACATTCAATCACTTTTCAATTATGAAAAACATAATGATGTTATTTCAAAACTGGTGCACAGGAATTTTTGTTTAAACTCATTTTAAAGCAGtgtataaacaaattttaacaaagACAAATTAGTGGTCATGCACTCGACCCCTTATGAGTATGTTTTTTGACTCCTCTAAGAGTTGACACTTTTGAATGGACAGATGTCCATATTTTACAGATGTTTTGTTGACCTTTCAGATTTATAATTCAACTTTTTAAAACTTTACACAAacgtcaaaaaaaaaaaaaaaatattgacctgtTACCTCTTTTCTAGAAGAGAATCATACTTACTGTGATATGAATATTTTTCTTGAAGTTGTAGTAAGGGTAATGGACATGGTAGGACTCCAAAAAAGCAAATCTGGGATCGTTTTTACtttttacaacaatttcgaACTCAACCCCATTTTTGGCAACATACATTGCCATTCTGTCTATGACAGGCTGAAGGTCAGGTGGGGGTGGAACGATTTGTGGAGCACCAGGTATACTAAAGGATTCCCTgccaaaacaaacacaaaattaaGTACATATTAAACAAAAAGCATGTTTGTATTAAACCTTGTTGACCAAGACAGGTCAATTTAGACAAAAGTCTGAACATGATATAATTTTCAAAGATAGGGAGATACACTTTAGGAAATTTGGTTTAAAAGACAGAGAGGAGAGGATAAACAACATAAAATTCCACATTGGATTAAGTGTACTTTTGTGTTTTCAGTTGACAAACAGCATTACCTTGAAGAACTGTCTTCACTGGCCGGACTGTCCCGGCTGAGGTAGAAGTTTCCGCCCACATCCGTCCCTGGGGGAGGGGGCTGGGGCTGCTGCGCGGACGGGAGAGTGACAGGCTCAAGCCCTGGGGGGAGCGGCAAACTCGAATTGGAGGGGCTGTACTCTGATGCAGACATAAAGGGAGGCAGTGGAGGTGGCTGTATGGACGGCGCTTCTTCACAAGTTTGTCGGTCAGGTGCATTGTCACTGCTTAACAAACAGAATTATCATCATAGACCATACTACCGGTATTTACAAAATTCTGTGCAACACAAGTAAAACTTTATGGCTTAGATCACAGTTCAtcatttcaaatcaaaatctctttttttttcttttatttataaagCAGCATAGTTAACCAGTTTCATTGGCAGTCATAAGATTAATGTTTGTAATTCTATCAGgaaatcaacaaataaaataGTCACAAGCTCTCAGTATGAACTCCTGTGTTAACATACTTGGCCTTCTCATGCTGTTTGTTGGAACGTTTGAGTGACTTGATGAGCTGTCCATACGGAGTGTCATGGATGCTGACTACTGGCATCTTAATAGGTTTGAGGTCAGGGGTGGGAGAGGCACGCTGGATCATCAGGCTGGGATGGAGGTACCCATCTGGTTGTTCTTCCTCATAGCctacaattataatacatatcaGTCAAATCAGTGTTGAGCAGTAATATTGTATTGGTTAATTAATTGCAATACAAACTGGTCAATAAAATATACCAGTATGCAATCTTGGAAAAGCAAGATCTTGTCAAGGTGTGagctatatataattgtctTTTCTGAGACATTGAGTAAATTTACTTGTAAGATGTTACATTGCAGATAATAAAATCTTCGGTGTTCAACATATTTATATTCACAATATCTACAAACTAGAAATGTTGTAAGACACTGCTGCCACTTGTCACCccgaaaaaaaaagggggggggggggggggttaaccTTAAATTCAGAAATCTTATGACTCTCTTACGATAAAATTTGTCTGGAAAGAAGTAATCACATGACAGTGTACTCACCACCACAGCCTGTAAAACTGAGGTCACTGAGAATATGTTACTCACTGCTATCCTGGTCCTCCTGTACCTCTTCAGCCTTGGGTCGATACTTTCCAGACTTGATCATCGTCACCATGTGCTTGTAATAAGGGTTCAGTACATTCTCAAAATGCATGAACtcaaattgtgaattattaGACTGCtttgttttgataatgattTCCATCTGAGCTCCGTGCTCTGCTATAAACTTGGCAGTCTTCTCTATGATCGCATTCTGTTTTTCTGTTTCAGGCTGCAGTACGAaaaatagtaattatatatataatatgctatatatatttctctcggtacaactacgacaggaaattcaaatctatatctgcggatcaccaacacatagtgtatatgatacattgtgctaataaagatatataacttagcaacacaaatgacgagtGCCCTGatcgggcctcgaactcacgatctacggcacccaatcgcctagccagaaatactcgCAGCTTATActgctgcgccacatcggcgttcttaaaaagatTGTTTCAATGGCATACATGATACACAACAGAGCaagaaatgtaaacaataactgtaacatgttttaaattaagtAGGTCTTCATTTTTACTTATTAATCTTAGCTTGTTACTGGCCAATTATCTTGCCCGAATGTCTCTCACTTCACTTAGATATCAAAAGTACTAGAACATGTTTTTATAACACATTATTCAAGCCCATAACATCACAACCCACAATTCTAAATCTGATATATGTGGACATAAGAGACTGAAACATTACAGATCTCATTAAGATAATACTGAAGTTAAAGAATTAACTAGGATCAGACAGATAACGCGGTGACATGAACCTTCCAAAacaaacaagggcccaatgggcccaaatcgctcacctgcaatgcagtgatcttttcatatatggatcctgcatttatttgaaagcatgctacaggaccaatataatgtctctctgcactttggcttttcactaaaagtcatttaaagatttaagcatacttgatcgacgtgaccttgaatgaaggtcaaggtcattcatttgaacaaatttggtagccctttaccccagcatgctacagacccaatatcaactccctgggactcttggttattgagaagaagttgtttaaagattttagcctttttgacccctgtgaccttgaatgaaggtcaaggtcattcatttgaacaaacttggtagccctttaccccagcatgctacagacccaatatcaactccctgggactcttggttattgagaagaagttgtttaaagattttagcctttttgacccctgtgaccttgaatgaaggtcaaggtcattcatttgaacaaactttgtagccctttaccccagcatgctacagacccaatatcaactctctgggactcttggttattgagaagaagtcgtttaaagattttagccttttgactcctgtgaccttgaatgaaagtcaaggtcattcatttgaacaaacttggtagcccttcaccccagcatgctacaggccaaatattaggtctctgggactcttggttattgagaagaagtcgtttaaagattttagcctttttgactcctgtgaccttgaatgaaagtcaaggtcattcatttgaacaaacttggtagctctttaccccagcatgctacaggccaaatattaggtctctgggactgttggttatcgagaagaagtcgtttaaagattttagcctttttggcccctgtgaccttgaatgaaggtcaaggccattcatttgaacaaaattggtagccctttaccgcagcatgctacagacccaatatcaactccctgggactcttggttattgagaagaagtcgtttaaagattttagcctttttgactcctgtgaccttgaatgaaagtcgaggtcattcatttgaacaaacttgggagcccttcaccccagcatgctacaggccaaatattaggcctctgggactcttggttattgagaagaagtcgtttaaagattttagcctttttgactcctgtgaccttgaatgacggtcaaggtcattcatttgaacaaacttggtagcccttcaccctagcatgctacagacccaatatcaactccctgggactcttggttattgagaagaagtcgtttaaagattttagcctttttgacccctgtgaccttgaatgaaagtcaaggtcattcatttgaacaaacttggtagcccttcacccgagcatgctgcagacccaatatcaactccctgggactcttggttattgagaagaagtcgtttaaagattttagcctttttgactcctgtgaccttgaatgaaagtcaaggtcattcatttgaacaaacttggtagcccttcaccccagcatgctacagacccaatatcaagtccctgggactcttggctattgagaagaagtcgtttaaagattttagcctttttgactcctgtgaccttgaatgaaggtcaaggtcattcatttgaac belongs to Pecten maximus unplaced genomic scaffold, xPecMax1.1, whole genome shotgun sequence and includes:
- the LOC117320458 gene encoding splicing factor, suppressor of white-apricot homolog, with protein sequence MEKLCDEERYLELRTDMAEKTMYEEEEWKRYYLSLSEGYNAVGFSYDYAQQMAAEQHPQVKIEAVEDKPFVAPEELHVPPEVVVPETEKQNAIIEKTAKFIAEHGAQMEIIIKTKQSNNSQFEFMHFENVLNPYYKHMVTMIKSGKYRPKAEEVQEDQDSSYEEEQPDGYLHPSLMIQRASPTPDLKPIKMPVVSIHDTPYGQLIKSLKRSNKQHEKANDNAPDRQTCEEAPSIQPPPLPPFMSASEYSPSNSSLPLPPGLEPVTLPSAQQPQPPPPGTDVGGNFYLSRDSPASEDSSSRESFSIPGAPQIVPPPPDLQPVIDRMAMYVAKNGVEFEIVVKSKNDPRFAFLESYHVHYPYYNFKKNIHITETAKEKRRLEKERPKGVSFSIKGKPREQESTSLEKSQVFDNDSSDEE